Proteins encoded together in one Mannheimia haemolytica window:
- the drrA gene encoding Daunorubicin/doxorubicin resistance ATP-binding protein DrrA, with protein MKALELIDLVKTYPTGVKAVKGINLVVEQGDFYALLGHNGAGKSTTIGIISSLVNKTSGSVKVFGYDLDTQKVELKHQIGLVPQEFNFNQFEKVIDVLVQQAGFYGIPRSEALVRAEKWLKLLDLWEKRTHLTRELSGGMKRRVMIARALMHNPKLLILDEPTAGVDIELRRSLWDFLRDLNNQGTTIILTTHYLEEAETLCRHIGIIQHGELIENTSMKALLAKLESEVFVLDLQNSEQNQPLVIQNYPHKWLDENTLEVNVKRQQGLTNLFSQISAQGAEVLSMRNKSNRLEELFINMAQ; from the coding sequence ATGAAAGCATTAGAATTAATTGATTTGGTAAAAACCTACCCAACAGGTGTAAAAGCCGTTAAAGGTATTAACCTTGTGGTGGAACAAGGTGATTTCTATGCCCTGCTTGGGCATAACGGGGCGGGTAAATCTACCACCATTGGCATTATCAGCTCGTTGGTCAATAAAACCAGCGGCAGCGTAAAAGTGTTTGGCTACGATTTAGACACCCAAAAAGTTGAATTAAAGCATCAAATCGGCTTAGTGCCACAAGAGTTTAATTTCAATCAGTTTGAAAAAGTGATTGATGTGCTGGTGCAACAAGCCGGGTTTTACGGTATTCCTCGTAGTGAAGCCTTAGTACGTGCCGAAAAATGGCTCAAATTGCTCGACCTATGGGAAAAACGCACCCACCTCACCCGTGAGCTTTCAGGTGGAATGAAACGTCGGGTGATGATTGCCCGAGCCTTAATGCACAACCCGAAATTGTTGATCTTAGACGAACCGACTGCCGGTGTAGATATTGAACTTCGCCGCTCACTTTGGGATTTTTTAAGAGATCTGAATAATCAAGGCACAACCATTATTCTCACCACTCACTATTTAGAAGAGGCGGAAACCCTATGCCGTCACATTGGCATTATTCAACACGGTGAATTGATTGAAAACACTTCAATGAAAGCCTTGCTTGCCAAATTAGAAAGTGAAGTGTTTGTGTTAGATTTGCAAAATTCTGAGCAAAATCAACCGCTTGTGATTCAGAATTACCCGCATAAATGGCTTGATGAAAACACCCTTGAAGTGAATGTAAAACGTCAGCAAGGGCTAACCAATCTGTTTTCGCAGATTTCCGCCCAAGGGGCTGAGGTGCTAAGTATGCGAAACAAATCAAACCGTTTGGAAGAACTATTTATCAATATGGCTCAGTAA
- the dnaX gene encoding DNA polymerase III subunit tau — MSYQVLARKWRPQRFSEVVGQQHVLSALENSLREDRLHHAYLFSGTRGVGKTSIARLFAKGLNCVNGITAEPCGECANCKAIEEGHFIDLIEIDAASRTKVEDTRELLDNVQYKPTVGRFKVYLIDEVHMLSRHSFNALLKTLEEPPEYVKFLLATTDPQKLPITILSRCMQFHLRALEQSQIARHLEFILNAEDIPFEPLALEKLAKAAQGSIRDSLSLTDQAIAMSNANITLAVVSQMLGLIDDNQPLELVQAIAQADGEKAMTIIEQIAAKGVDWQQLLSDVAEVLHKIAMLQLVKTPTTEETLVHFLAKQIPPEDVQFFYQLILNSKKELPFAPEQRAGVEMAILRALAFHPKQAEKIATVVVERVTQLNHSVPAVTTAKPQNQISQLRENFEQNQQKAVTVANTTAAVETVAQPPKPVDKAISPSAPTTLSPAMAALEARKKLQAQQANLAQTEKKKPELKAPQVIAKKSANQTASLQERFISLAENQHKAVQQVSKKTESAPKSVKDEDYRWTWLNPELENQADSAKPSDIKQAILQERTPELVAKTIHLSCKQDKWCDIANSLNLGGFSRQIALNSYLAEQNEQHLALVLKPNMAHLDNPESRKNLEAALAEKGYSYELTIGDNSEQQTPLEIRRAIFKQLTEAAKSALLNDEKLMLLRNAFDAQIDESTIRAVAETE; from the coding sequence ATGAGTTATCAAGTTTTAGCCCGTAAATGGAGACCGCAACGCTTCTCGGAAGTGGTTGGTCAGCAACACGTTTTATCTGCTCTTGAAAACAGTTTAAGAGAAGATCGACTGCACCACGCTTACCTGTTTTCAGGCACTCGTGGTGTGGGGAAAACCTCTATTGCCCGTTTATTTGCCAAAGGCTTAAACTGTGTAAACGGGATCACCGCTGAACCTTGCGGAGAATGTGCGAATTGTAAAGCGATTGAAGAAGGGCATTTTATCGATCTCATTGAAATTGATGCTGCTTCTCGTACTAAAGTGGAAGACACTCGTGAGCTACTTGATAACGTTCAATACAAACCCACTGTCGGACGTTTTAAGGTTTATTTGATTGACGAGGTGCATATGCTCTCTCGTCATAGTTTCAACGCCTTACTGAAAACCCTTGAAGAGCCGCCTGAATATGTCAAATTCTTGCTGGCAACCACCGATCCGCAAAAACTGCCGATTACGATCCTCTCCCGCTGTATGCAATTTCATCTGCGGGCATTAGAACAATCGCAAATTGCCCGTCATCTTGAATTTATCCTAAATGCGGAGGACATTCCGTTTGAGCCTCTGGCACTAGAAAAGTTAGCAAAAGCAGCACAAGGTAGTATCCGAGACTCTCTCAGCCTCACCGATCAAGCCATTGCAATGAGCAATGCCAATATTACGCTTGCGGTAGTCAGCCAAATGCTGGGGTTGATTGACGATAATCAACCGCTAGAATTAGTGCAAGCAATAGCCCAAGCCGACGGCGAAAAAGCAATGACGATCATTGAGCAAATTGCCGCGAAAGGTGTTGATTGGCAACAATTATTAAGCGATGTGGCAGAAGTGTTACACAAAATTGCCATGTTGCAATTAGTGAAAACGCCTACAACCGAAGAAACATTAGTGCATTTTCTAGCAAAACAGATTCCGCCGGAAGATGTGCAATTTTTCTATCAATTAATCCTCAATAGTAAAAAAGAGCTACCTTTTGCACCGGAGCAACGTGCCGGTGTTGAAATGGCTATTTTGCGTGCGTTGGCTTTCCACCCTAAACAGGCGGAAAAAATAGCAACAGTTGTGGTAGAAAGGGTTACCCAGCTAAACCATTCAGTTCCAGCGGTTACAACAGCAAAACCACAAAATCAAATTAGCCAGCTAAGAGAAAATTTTGAGCAAAATCAGCAAAAAGCGGTTACTGTTGCCAATACTACCGCAGCGGTTGAAACCGTTGCTCAACCGCCAAAGCCAGTAGATAAGGCTATTTCGCCGTCTGCTCCAACTACACTTTCACCGGCAATGGCAGCCCTCGAAGCCCGCAAAAAGCTACAAGCACAGCAGGCAAATTTAGCTCAAACTGAAAAAAAAAAGCCTGAGCTAAAAGCCCCTCAAGTTATTGCAAAAAAATCGGCAAATCAGACCGCTTCATTGCAGGAGCGGTTTATCAGTTTGGCGGAAAATCAGCATAAAGCCGTACAGCAAGTTTCAAAGAAAACCGAATCCGCCCCTAAAAGTGTGAAAGATGAAGATTATCGCTGGACGTGGCTTAATCCTGAATTAGAAAATCAAGCAGACAGTGCCAAGCCATCTGATATTAAACAAGCAATTTTACAAGAACGCACCCCTGAATTAGTGGCAAAAACCATTCATTTATCTTGTAAGCAGGATAAATGGTGTGACATCGCCAACTCCCTCAATTTAGGCGGATTTTCCCGTCAGATCGCCTTAAATAGCTATTTAGCGGAACAAAATGAACAGCACCTCGCATTGGTGTTAAAGCCGAATATGGCTCACTTAGATAATCCGGAATCACGTAAAAATTTAGAAGCTGCGCTTGCCGAAAAAGGCTATTCATACGAATTAACCATTGGTGATAATAGCGAACAGCAAACTCCGCTTGAAATTCGGCGAGCCATTTTCAAGCAATTAACTGAAGCCGCAAAATCAGCTCTGCTTAACGATGAAAAATTAATGTTACTTCGCAACGCTTTTGATGCACAAATTGATGAATCGACTATTCGAGCGGTGGCGGAAACTGAGTAA
- the rnfE gene encoding Electron transport complex protein rnfE, protein MEREQQIPVTNIDVAPKQSSVWKTIFADGVWKNNGALVQLLGLCPLLAVSNSVTNALGLGLATMFVLICTNITVSLFRKITPHDIRIPIYVMVIATVVTAVQLLMNAFAFPVYQSLGIFIPLIVTNCIVIGRAEAYASKNEVKFSAFDGFSMGLGMTFSLVVLGALREIIGNGTLFSGLDLLFGDWAKALRINVLHIDSGLLLAILPPGAFIGLGVILAVKNIIDKK, encoded by the coding sequence ATGGAAAGAGAACAGCAAATCCCTGTGACGAATATTGACGTTGCCCCGAAACAATCCAGCGTTTGGAAAACAATTTTCGCTGACGGCGTGTGGAAAAACAATGGTGCTTTGGTGCAGTTATTAGGGCTTTGCCCACTACTGGCGGTGTCAAATAGTGTAACCAATGCACTTGGGTTAGGTTTGGCAACAATGTTTGTGCTAATTTGCACCAATATCACGGTTTCCCTGTTTCGGAAAATCACCCCACACGATATTCGGATTCCGATTTATGTGATGGTAATTGCAACGGTGGTAACGGCAGTACAGCTTTTAATGAATGCTTTTGCGTTCCCTGTTTACCAATCGCTCGGGATTTTTATTCCGCTGATTGTAACCAACTGTATTGTCATTGGGCGAGCAGAAGCCTATGCCTCAAAAAATGAGGTAAAATTCTCAGCGTTTGACGGCTTTTCAATGGGGCTGGGAATGACCTTTAGCCTAGTGGTGCTAGGAGCGTTGCGTGAAATTATTGGCAACGGCACGCTGTTTTCAGGCTTAGATCTACTCTTCGGTGATTGGGCAAAAGCCCTACGCATTAATGTATTGCATATTGATTCAGGTTTGCTACTGGCAATTTTACCCCCGGGAGCTTTTATCGGGCTTGGGGTGATATTGGCGGTGAAGAATATTATTGATAAAAAATAG
- the apt gene encoding Adenine phosphoribosyltransferase has product MNQLDLIKSSIKSIPDYPKAGIIFRDITSLLEVPTAFQATIDAIVAEFKDKGITKIVGTESRGFIFGAPVALALGVPFVLVRKPKKLPREVISQSYTLEYGEDTLEIHKDAVSADDNVLVIDDLLATGGTIDATAKLIRRLGGKVEHAAFVIWLPALGGKERLEKEGIRSFTLVSFEGH; this is encoded by the coding sequence ATGAACCAATTAGATTTAATTAAATCTTCTATCAAATCCATTCCTGATTACCCGAAAGCAGGGATTATCTTCCGTGATATCACTTCACTTTTAGAAGTGCCAACTGCATTCCAAGCCACTATTGATGCCATCGTTGCAGAATTTAAAGACAAAGGTATTACTAAAATTGTCGGCACAGAATCTCGCGGGTTTATTTTTGGTGCCCCTGTTGCATTAGCGTTAGGCGTGCCGTTTGTGTTGGTTCGCAAGCCGAAAAAATTACCACGTGAAGTGATTTCGCAATCTTACACCCTTGAATATGGTGAAGATACGCTGGAAATTCATAAAGATGCAGTGAGTGCTGATGATAATGTATTGGTCATCGACGATTTACTCGCAACCGGCGGCACTATTGATGCCACTGCAAAATTAATTCGTCGCTTAGGTGGTAAAGTAGAACACGCTGCCTTTGTAATTTGGCTACCTGCGTTAGGCGGTAAAGAACGTTTAGAAAAAGAAGGGATTCGCTCTTTTACTCTGGTAAGTTTTGAGGGGCATTAA
- the yadS gene encoding Predicted membrane protein, whose translation MFSELIPALPWSFLFIQDLIGTIVFAISGAIAARQHKMDIFGMFILAFVTGVGGGTLRDMMIGSTPVFWMKQPIYVLMITFAVVITAIFRNQISRKSWQTGLLVFDAIGLGVFTVIGVQKGLDFGLHPLICVALGGVTGCFGGLIRDILRNEVPIILQKEVYVTASLIGGVIFVAANSVGLESDWVYLATVFTVIIIRLLAIRFNLNLPKL comes from the coding sequence ATGTTTAGCGAGCTAATTCCGGCATTGCCGTGGTCTTTCCTGTTTATTCAGGACTTGATCGGCACTATCGTGTTTGCGATTTCGGGGGCAATTGCTGCCCGCCAGCACAAAATGGACATTTTCGGTATGTTTATTTTAGCGTTTGTGACCGGGGTCGGGGGCGGTACGCTACGGGATATGATGATTGGTTCCACGCCCGTATTTTGGATGAAACAACCGATCTATGTGCTGATGATTACCTTTGCGGTGGTGATTACCGCTATTTTCCGCAACCAAATTTCCCGCAAAAGTTGGCAAACCGGCTTGTTGGTGTTTGATGCAATCGGGCTTGGCGTATTTACCGTGATTGGCGTGCAAAAAGGCTTGGATTTCGGCTTGCACCCACTGATCTGCGTGGCTCTGGGCGGTGTGACCGGCTGTTTTGGTGGTTTGATTCGTGATATTTTACGCAACGAAGTGCCGATCATTTTGCAAAAAGAGGTGTATGTGACCGCCAGCCTTATCGGCGGTGTGATTTTTGTGGCTGCAAACTCAGTTGGGCTCGAAAGCGATTGGGTTTACCTTGCCACCGTGTTCACCGTAATTATTATCCGCCTGCTGGCAATACGCTTTAATTTGAATTTGCCGAAGCTTTAA
- the modB gene encoding Molybdenum transport system permease protein modB — MFDFTPQELNAIFLSLKVASIAVVLALPLAVWVAWLLARKQFWGKNLLNGIVHLPLVLPPVVIGYLLLISMAKRGVIGQYLWEWFHFSLSFSWKGAVLASMVMAFPLMVRSIRLAFEAVDPKLEQAARTLGATPLKVFFTLTLPLSFSGIIAGGVLGFARSLGEFGATITFVSNIPNQTQTIPAALFTFIETPDGEMAAARLCLVAILISLIALFCSEWLAERQKRYAQT; from the coding sequence ATGTTTGACTTCACCCCACAAGAACTCAATGCGATTTTTCTCAGCCTAAAAGTTGCCTCCATTGCCGTAGTGCTTGCATTACCGCTTGCCGTGTGGGTGGCATGGCTGCTTGCCCGCAAACAGTTTTGGGGCAAAAATCTGCTCAATGGTATTGTGCATCTCCCACTGGTGTTACCACCGGTTGTCATTGGCTATTTATTGCTCATTTCGATGGCAAAACGAGGGGTAATCGGGCAATATTTGTGGGAATGGTTTCATTTCAGCTTGAGTTTTTCGTGGAAAGGGGCGGTGCTTGCCTCGATGGTGATGGCGTTTCCGCTAATGGTGCGTTCTATCCGTTTAGCTTTTGAAGCCGTCGATCCTAAATTGGAGCAAGCCGCCAGAACGCTTGGGGCAACACCGTTAAAAGTGTTTTTCACTCTCACTTTACCGCTCTCTTTTTCTGGCATTATTGCCGGTGGCGTGCTGGGTTTTGCCCGCTCTTTGGGGGAGTTTGGGGCAACCATCACTTTTGTCTCCAACATTCCCAACCAAACCCAAACCATTCCTGCCGCCCTTTTCACCTTTATTGAAACCCCCGATGGCGAAATGGCTGCCGCCCGTTTGTGCTTGGTGGCGATTCTGATTTCACTCATTGCCCTGTTCTGTTCGGAATGGCTGGCAGAAAGGCAAAAACGCTATGCTCAAACTTAA
- the modA gene encoding Molybdate-binding periplasmic protein precursor, with protein MKALKKLAFTLALTLSGTAFSQEITVFAAASMTNVLQDIQQDFEKAYPEDKITFSFASSSVLAKQIEQDAPADIFISADQKWMDYVAEKQPEKVKHRRNLVRNELVLIAPTESNIEPKAIQAVDFAKELANSYLSVGDPDHVPAGKYAKKALSHYQLWESVEPRLARAKNVRDALSFVERGESPLGIVYSTDAKVSNKVKVVAVFPPESYGEIIYPAAVVSEKAYAVTFLDFLKTPKAKAKFEAAGFYPVN; from the coding sequence ATGAAAGCATTGAAAAAACTAGCGTTTACATTGGCATTAACGTTATCAGGCACAGCCTTTTCACAAGAAATTACCGTGTTTGCGGCCGCCTCAATGACGAATGTATTACAAGATATTCAGCAGGATTTTGAAAAAGCCTATCCGGAGGATAAAATCACGTTCTCCTTCGCCTCATCATCTGTATTGGCAAAGCAAATTGAGCAAGATGCACCGGCAGATATTTTTATTTCCGCCGACCAAAAGTGGATGGATTATGTTGCCGAAAAACAACCTGAGAAGGTAAAGCATCGCCGTAATTTAGTCCGAAACGAGTTAGTGCTAATCGCACCAACCGAGAGTAATATTGAGCCGAAAGCCATACAAGCGGTCGATTTTGCCAAAGAATTAGCAAACAGCTATTTATCAGTGGGAGACCCGGACCACGTTCCTGCGGGTAAATACGCTAAAAAAGCCCTTAGCCATTACCAATTATGGGAAAGCGTTGAACCTCGTTTAGCAAGAGCAAAAAATGTTCGAGATGCCCTTTCTTTTGTCGAGCGAGGAGAATCTCCGCTTGGGATTGTCTATTCCACCGATGCCAAAGTGTCGAATAAAGTCAAAGTGGTTGCTGTTTTCCCGCCGGAAAGCTATGGCGAAATTATTTACCCTGCTGCGGTAGTCAGTGAAAAAGCCTATGCCGTCACATTTTTAGATTTCCTCAAAACCCCGAAAGCAAAAGCGAAATTTGAGGCGGCTGGGTTTTATCCTGTAAATTAA
- the nqrB_2 gene encoding Na(+)-translocating NADH-quinone reductase subunit B — translation MFKMVSSPHTHSSNLTANFMLWVIAMMLPAFGVQLYYFGYGVLIQTLLAISLAIVIEIGIAKLRKKTTAFYLADLSGILTALILAMSIPPYAPYWLMLIGVIVALLLAKHSYGGLGQNLFNPAMVGYALLLVSFPVQMTAWIVPIELLSEPPTFRDAISLIFYGVTSDGFSIHQLVNSVDGIAQATPLDSMKSSLAKSGFDAVMSTPIFNGLFATGWLQLNLAFLFGGLVLIYKRIIHWQIPAAMLATFAFFSGFTELFSQQSHLHFVSHFFSGAMMFGAFFIATDPVTASITPRGKLIFGGLVGLLVYLIRYYGNYPDAIAFSVLLANICVPLIDHYTQPRLYGTKLDKR, via the coding sequence ATGTTTAAAATGGTAAGTTCCCCCCACACTCATTCGAGCAATCTCACTGCGAATTTTATGTTGTGGGTGATTGCGATGATGTTACCTGCTTTTGGGGTTCAACTTTATTATTTCGGCTATGGTGTGCTGATTCAAACTTTACTCGCTATCAGCCTTGCGATTGTGATTGAAATCGGTATTGCAAAATTACGCAAAAAAACGACCGCTTTCTATTTGGCAGACTTGTCGGGCATTTTAACTGCCTTGATTTTGGCGATGTCGATTCCGCCTTATGCTCCTTATTGGCTGATGCTGATTGGCGTAATCGTGGCGTTATTATTGGCAAAACACAGTTATGGTGGTTTGGGGCAGAATTTATTTAACCCGGCAATGGTTGGCTATGCGTTGTTGTTGGTTTCTTTCCCGGTGCAAATGACGGCGTGGATAGTGCCGATTGAGTTATTAAGTGAACCACCGACATTTCGTGATGCGATTTCGTTGATTTTTTACGGGGTAACTAGCGATGGTTTTAGTATTCATCAGCTAGTTAATAGTGTTGATGGCATTGCGCAAGCTACCCCGCTTGATAGTATGAAAAGCAGTCTTGCAAAATCAGGTTTTGACGCGGTAATGAGTACGCCGATTTTCAACGGGCTGTTTGCTACCGGTTGGCTACAACTGAACCTTGCGTTCTTATTCGGCGGTTTGGTGTTGATTTATAAACGGATTATCCATTGGCAAATTCCGGCAGCAATGCTGGCTACTTTTGCCTTTTTTAGCGGATTCACCGAGCTGTTTAGCCAACAATCGCATTTGCATTTTGTGAGCCACTTCTTTAGTGGTGCGATGATGTTTGGGGCATTTTTTATTGCGACCGACCCGGTAACAGCCTCCATTACCCCAAGAGGAAAGCTTATTTTCGGTGGTTTAGTGGGATTATTGGTTTATCTAATCCGCTACTACGGCAATTACCCTGATGCTATTGCATTTTCAGTGTTATTGGCAAATATTTGCGTGCCGTTAATCGACCATTATACGCAGCCGAGATTATACGGCACAAAATTGGATAAGAGATAA
- a CDS encoding electron transport complex protein RnfG: protein MNTSKITLNYALILGFIALLCTSVSTGVYLLTKGKIDDVTAMQQRKLLEEVVPKSHFDNDVLATCKLVQLENAPYLNRIYVAKKSENLTAYLVQGTAPDGYSGDIVLLMGIEPNGNILGVRTLEHKETPGLGDKIETRVSDWILSFTNQLFSLENESDWNVKKDGGKFDQFTGATITPRAVVNHIRQSAKWVVTELAQNPTMFNQFKACK, encoded by the coding sequence ATGAATACCTCAAAAATTACCTTAAATTACGCCTTGATTTTGGGCTTTATTGCCCTGCTTTGCACCTCCGTTTCAACCGGTGTGTACCTGCTTACCAAAGGCAAGATTGATGATGTGACCGCAATGCAACAACGCAAATTATTGGAAGAGGTTGTGCCGAAAAGCCATTTTGATAATGATGTGTTGGCAACTTGCAAACTGGTTCAGCTCGAAAATGCCCCTTATTTGAACCGTATTTATGTTGCAAAAAAATCGGAAAATCTGACCGCTTACCTGGTTCAAGGCACGGCTCCAGACGGCTATTCCGGCGATATTGTGCTATTGATGGGGATTGAGCCGAACGGCAACATTTTAGGTGTTCGCACCCTTGAGCATAAAGAAACCCCGGGGCTAGGTGATAAAATTGAGACCCGAGTTTCGGATTGGATCTTATCTTTTACCAATCAACTTTTTAGTTTAGAAAACGAATCGGATTGGAATGTAAAAAAAGATGGCGGCAAGTTCGACCAATTTACCGGTGCAACTATTACGCCTCGTGCGGTGGTCAATCATATCCGCCAAAGTGCAAAATGGGTGGTGACAGAGCTGGCTCAAAACCCGACAATGTTTAATCAATTTAAAGCGTGCAAATAG
- the msbB gene encoding Lipid A biosynthesis (KDO)2-(lauroyl)-lipid IVA acyltransferase: MTRITAQDGYTHKFLWSFLHPKYWGVWLGVLGLVILAYVPVRIRDKLSAFVGKMAYRYLKQKNKKGYHRAKVNLRYCFPDWSEEKREAVVEKMFITVAQTMLAIGETAIRPVSYLQKRCEFTGFENVVKAKESGKNVIMLVPHTWSIDMAGVAMFSLGYPMTSMYNPHRNALVDWLWNITRERLGGRMHTRQNGIKAFLADVRKGDVGYFLPDEDFGEELSVYADFFATEKATLPGLNKMARVANAEVIPMFSIYNAEKAKYEMEILPPLEFSGDPIQSAREMNRVIEYFVEKNPEQYVWILRLLKTRRNGEDIYR; this comes from the coding sequence ATGACACGAATTACCGCCCAAGACGGCTATACGCACAAATTCCTATGGTCTTTTCTACACCCGAAATATTGGGGCGTGTGGTTAGGCGTTTTAGGATTAGTGATTTTAGCCTATGTGCCGGTGCGAATTAGGGATAAATTATCCGCTTTTGTGGGCAAGATGGCGTATCGCTATCTCAAGCAGAAAAATAAAAAAGGTTACCATCGTGCTAAAGTGAATTTGCGTTACTGCTTTCCTGATTGGAGTGAGGAAAAGCGTGAAGCGGTGGTAGAGAAAATGTTTATCACGGTGGCACAAACGATGTTGGCGATTGGCGAAACGGCAATTCGTCCGGTCTCTTATTTACAAAAACGGTGTGAATTTACCGGCTTTGAAAATGTGGTGAAAGCCAAAGAGAGTGGTAAAAACGTGATTATGTTAGTGCCACATACTTGGTCGATTGATATGGCGGGGGTGGCGATGTTCTCGCTCGGTTATCCGATGACGTCAATGTACAACCCACACCGCAACGCATTAGTGGATTGGCTGTGGAATATTACCCGTGAGCGTTTAGGTGGGCGAATGCATACTCGTCAAAATGGGATCAAGGCGTTTTTAGCCGATGTGCGTAAAGGTGATGTCGGTTATTTTCTGCCCGATGAAGATTTTGGCGAAGAGCTAAGTGTGTATGCCGACTTTTTTGCCACCGAAAAAGCGACTCTGCCCGGCTTAAATAAAATGGCAAGAGTAGCGAATGCGGAAGTGATCCCGATGTTCTCGATTTATAATGCCGAAAAAGCAAAATATGAAATGGAAATTTTGCCACCGCTTGAATTTTCAGGAGACCCAATTCAATCCGCCCGAGAAATGAACCGAGTAATTGAATATTTTGTGGAGAAAAACCCCGAGCAGTATGTTTGGATTTTACGTTTGCTTAAAACCAGACGAAACGGGGAAGATATTTATCGATAA
- the yadH gene encoding Inner membrane transport permease yadH, producing MNLIGFYTLAYKECRRILRIWRQTLVPPVITTTLYFLIFGTLIGGRIGEMNGVGYTQFIAPGLIMMTAITASYVNTASSFFLSKFTRDFEEMLISPLSTHNIIWGYVTGSILRAGLAATLVMCVAMVFVSFEIHSVAIIVLTLLLTIIAFALGGVINAVFARSFDDVGLIPTFVLTPLTYLGGVFYSISLLPEFWQTVSKFNPIVYMINGLRYGFLGISDVPLGYTFAVLTLLCIGLYMIAYSLIQRGVGLRS from the coding sequence ATGAATTTAATCGGATTTTATACCTTAGCTTACAAAGAGTGCCGCCGCATTTTGCGGATTTGGCGACAAACTTTAGTGCCACCGGTGATTACCACCACGCTCTATTTTTTAATCTTCGGCACACTGATTGGTGGGCGAATCGGGGAAATGAATGGCGTGGGCTACACCCAATTTATTGCACCCGGCTTAATTATGATGACCGCCATCACCGCCTCTTATGTGAATACCGCCTCTTCGTTTTTCTTGAGTAAATTTACCCGAGATTTTGAAGAGATGCTGATTTCGCCACTCTCTACCCATAATATTATTTGGGGTTATGTCACCGGCAGTATTTTGCGTGCAGGTTTAGCTGCTACTTTGGTGATGTGCGTGGCGATGGTGTTTGTCTCGTTTGAGATTCACTCGGTTGCCATTATCGTTTTAACTTTGCTGCTAACAATTATCGCCTTTGCATTAGGTGGCGTGATTAATGCGGTATTTGCCCGTTCCTTTGATGATGTGGGACTGATTCCAACCTTTGTGCTTACCCCCTTAACTTACTTGGGTGGTGTATTTTACTCCATTTCATTACTGCCTGAATTTTGGCAAACGGTGTCTAAATTCAACCCGATCGTGTATATGATTAACGGCTTAAGATATGGCTTTCTCGGTATCAGCGATGTGCCGTTAGGCTATACTTTTGCAGTGCTTACTTTACTGTGTATCGGCTTGTATATGATTGCCTATTCCTTAATTCAACGAGGAGTTGGTCTTCGTTCTTAA